The following DNA comes from Fundulus heteroclitus isolate FHET01 chromosome 1, MU-UCD_Fhet_4.1, whole genome shotgun sequence.
ACCGGCTGCCATCACTATAGTGGTTTTGTGAATGCCATAGAaccaacacaataaaaaataagacgagaaaaattaattaatccaagacaaaaaacaaaaaaaacaaacaaactctgAAACAACACATGACAGCAACTGTAAACTTACCGAACTACTTTAACCGTCTCCACCCACTCTGACTGCTGACTTTCCCAGGAGTCTACTGTGATCCATCCTGAGCTTTCTGTGGCCAGTCTGGCCATCTCCACCCGGTGACAGGCCTCGACCAAACCCTTCTTTTTATAGCCATCGCCCACTGGCGAGATGATTCCTTTTGTTACGCTGTACTGACctttaaacacaaagacaaaggCAGCAAAGTAGATGTGGTTCAGTGTTTAACTCATAGTAGGACTGTGATGCCAGTTTTATCTGTGCAAAAGTAATCGTCATGACAATGCAGCGCAATTCTAATTTCcgcgatctactgcatcgattcttgacggcaagtatttatttttttattttatttttttcccaatgtcctgtctagcaatgtggcattaagaattgatgtcttaatgccaaatacaGCTCAACAGATtgtactttcacaagtggagcaattaattaaaaaaaatgaatagcatgacgtcacgagctacatccgcgctacaccCGGGTCCCGTTGGTAGGCAAacacagtactgttctcgtctactaccatgacaaaacgggtgaattcgAGCgtactgttagtttatttttgcaatctaaacaatgcctacgacttgttgtgctcccggttgcacacagaggcattccaaatcgtcggatgtacgtttctttcgtttaccgaaggacgaagaaagacgaaagaaatggatattttccaTGAAAAGgacgcaggcagacaatcccaatcgactgtgggagccatcataccacgacagaatttgcagtctacacttcatctccgataaatacaacttaattttgcactggttattgttctacttaaatatttatacaaataaaaaattaggatatatatttaagtcaagacgtaaacgttcgtttcgtaataatatacgtacatgcacaatgtatgcaaaccctctggcatgagtctgtgaaaaggattaataagacaaaaacaccaaaataatcctttgtgaacaatgttttttctaacttagcggtggcgggtcttcctctttgctgaggcgctgtctgtgtccaactccgctttcgtatgttacccaaacatttctgaacatgtcccgatatgaaataattgtagccgtccagtggtttcaggggctttcgtgctctctcgtctgtactggcctgcgtgtttatgaGGTAGCTGTATACGTCGCGGTCcagaacacttggccagcatttcaccgactcgctccgtcccttcaggctttttctgtgtggatctggcaatctgataccatcaaccatcaacttactcttaaaacgatcttgtgatacgttatctaaagaagaaaaatacctggagaactcgttgTGTCCTTTGTTTGCGtctgccattgtgttcgccttttgcctgcCAGTCAAGCGCGCATGCGCAAAAAACCcgaatcaaaacaataacaatgaactgggctataaataaaattgcatgaatggttggcgaacatcagccaaaaacaagtggaatacaacttcattggtttaaaggaccactgaggccatgtaaacggcactgattatccttattttgttattttaagttttataatcctaagcactttttgttagtgtgtccactccagaaacagtaatatttgttttcatggcaatacctccaaaagtcgtttcaataaatgcagctatgtatgaattcagtttctttcattTATGTATTAATTGAAGACaatatccagatcatacacagccagtcagccactggtaatggctgtatatttttctaacagtgttcagtgtaaatatcacaatgcatcgcaataattcaagtatcgtgatgcatcgtgatagaatcggatcatggcatgtgaatcgtgattcgaatcgtgacttctttggcaatacccacccctatgCCGTTAGTTTCTCGCCTGGTTCAAAAACGCAGCTGCACGATTTATAACAAGTGGAAGTGTCTCACACAAGTTTTTGCCTTGCTTCACCAACTTCCAGTTAATtttaagatacatttttttggttttacatATTCTAACAGCCTGGCTCCTTTGCATCTCTGTGAAATATGAATGTTCTGGTCCGTTGCTCAGATCAGTAGATTAGATCAGATCAGTCCCTCAAGGTGCGCTGCAAAAGAGGTATGACAGTAGCAAATTTAAAACTAGATTTGCTTTACTTATATGGATAAGGCTGGTGTCAACACTGTATTAAAAACTCAGTTTCTATTCTCTGGCCTTTAACATggagaaatatgtttaaatgaatCTACCTTTTTTTCATTGGTTTTACTACTATCAGTTTAATAATGGTTTTGTGCTGCCCTTAAATtttggaaatgtattttttctacACAGCTCTTTGGTCAACCGTAACCTTGTTAGTATTGGTATTAGAGATGTCTAACCCTACAGAGAGTTATTCAGGTATGTGAGCTGCTCCTCTCATAAATTGCCCAGCCCACTGTCATTAACAGTGACACAGTTTCGCAGATGGACGCAGAATAGTTGAGCGAAGACTCTTGACGGCGCTTCCACCTGTGTCTTCCAGATGATCGCGGGCCAGCTCAAACATCCTCATGTGCATGTTGGTGATGGGGTTGAAGGAGCCGCAGGCCAGCAGGACCACTTTGGAGACGCCGGGATTGTCCATCACTCATTCTGCAGCAGGATGGAGCCTGGAGCAGACACGGCAGCTGGTGTTACTGAAATGCGATGCAACGTGGTCCCTTTAAACTcagaaaggattaaaaaaaaaacccttaaaTTTAaagcaatcagaaggttgtgggttcgattccagcttccccttgccacatgtcgatgtgcccctgtgCAAGgtacttaaccccaaattgcctaccaagctgcgtcttggtgtatgggtagtgttggcctagtggttagagcagtgtgcttgcgctcagagaaggatgcaagtacccggttcgatccccagcgcctgcactctgggtccctgagcaagacccttaaccccagattgctccctgggcgccgcacatggcagcccactgctccccaagggtgatgggttaaaagcagagagcaaatttcgttgtaatgtatgtttcaatgacaataaagatgacatTGCTAAGCTAAGTTATTGCTAATATGTGTTAGCATCGTTAAAGTGGGACGGGCCATCGTAGTTTAGATCGTTAGCGCTATTTATTAGCGCAACCACGATTATTCAACAAAAAAGGATAATTAAACCGCGGGTTAGCAACGTATTGTCCGTTTTCCTACCCAAAATAACACAATGACGTTTACCCTGCTCTCCTGCACGAACAGATGCTACTTCCTGTACGTAACGCACGTCGAGGGCTACGTAAACATCGTCAAATCTGATTGGACAGAATCCACGAGAGCCGCACCCACGTTGTGAAGTTGGGGCATACCGTGAGCACCTTAAATCAGTCCTTAGTGGGTTTTCATGCCGTGGGTCGGTTCGCTGTTTATGGTTCTCCCCGTCAGCCTGAAGCAAAAGTCCCACGTTCCTTACGACGCGTTTATTACTGTTTATTACAAAGGCAGCGCCCGGTAAGATGCTTTGCCTTTAGCATGCTAGCTTGCCTGTTAGTGTCACTGTTATGGTCATTATAGGCGCTTTCAGTTTACTGTGTAAAAATGATTATGTGTCGTGACCAAACTTGGGTCCCACAGTACATCCAAGCTTTCGGTCGGCCTGTTTGTGGCCAGATGATCAATGTCAGCCATTCTGCTCTGGCGGCTTGTTGTTTAATTTGCTTCCTCATATCTGTCCTCGGGAGTCTGGGAGCAGGGTCGTGACAGAGAATGGCTTCGCGGGGGAAATCAGAAACCAGCAAACTGAAGCAGAACATGGAGGAACAGCTGGACAGACtgatgcagcagctgcaggacctGGAGGAATGCAGGTGCACTAGACACGGATCAATAAACCCAGGTCTGTCTGAGCTGCCTTTATCTTCCGCTGGGCTCTTATCGCCCCCTTTTCGGTCTCTTCCAGAGAAGATCTGGACGAGGAGGAGTACGAGGAGACAAAGAAAGAGACCTTGGAACAGCTGGAGGAGTTCAACGACTCCCTGAAGAAGATATTGACAGGAGACATGACGCTGGTGGATGAACTGGGTGGGATGCAGCTGGTAGGGACCTTTAATCATGTGGAGACGTTTCTTCTTAGAGATCATTAATTGATGGCCACTCCTACTTCacctgatggaaaaaaaaaatatatatatatatatttgtatttcatCTCTTAGGCAtctgaaacataaaaatacagcaTCAAACAATATCTTCAATCTCTACATATATTCTGTCTGAGAGGTTCTTATTATAGTTTTTATCATCTCTAAAGGGGCACAAACATTGTGCTGGAAAGGTTAACATGGCTAGCACTCCATAATCATGAACACTGGTACACCACAGGGCTGAGTGCCCAGTCTGATCCTCTTCACCCAGGACTGGGATGCCATCCACCCGTCCGACACTGTGGTTAAGTTCGCAGATCGCACCACGGTGGTGGGTCTCTTTACCGGCCATAACGAGTCAGGATGACCAAGATCTGGTGAAGTGGCGTGCACACAACGACCCGCTCCTCCACAGCACCAAAAACAGAACAGCTCATAGTATTTGGGACCACCAGGGCCAGCTTCAGCTTCAGCGCCCCCTCTCTGCGTCAGCGGTGAGGAAGTAGGGAGAGTAGAGTTACCATACcggctttatttatagagcactttaaacacccacAGGACCAATGTGCTGTacacagagtaaataaacagcAGTCATATGAAAGCATTAATCCAATAATAAAATCATTACgacctgaataaataaaacagccctATGATGAAATAATGGATTAAACATAGAATCactaaaacaaagtcaaaagaaaagaaCTAGGCTGAAAAAGTAGTAGAAAAACACATTGAACAATTTTAAAAGTCAACATCTCTGATGCCGTCGAAGGCCAAAGAGAAGAGCCGGGGTTTAAGCAGGGATTTAAAGTCAGAAAGTGTAGAGGCCTGTCTGATTGATCAAGGTGATTAGGAGCTGCTGCCGCAAAAGCACGGTTTGCTCAGAGCCTGCGCTTCGTCTCTGGTACATTCAGACGCAGCGGATAACcagacctttttctttttttttttgcttcctatatagcgccaattcatgacacatttcatctcaaggcactttccaaagtcaaaattcaatcagattatacagattggtaaaaaaaaaaataaaagtcctgtctaagggaacccagtagattgtatgaaagtcccgacaagcagcatttattcctcctgaagaagcgtagagccacagggagagtcgtctgcattgtacctggctttgcagcaatccctcatactgagcaagcataaagcgacagtggaaaggaaaactcccctttaacgtgaaggtaaaacctccagcagaatcaggctcagtgtgaacgatcatctgcctcaAACAACTaggggttaaagaagacagagcagagacacaataagagagagaaacaagcacagaagcacacattgatccagtaatctgttctacattagatggtagtagcgggtgatccgtcttccctggatgatgtcacagttaacagaacgccagaccaggtatacctactatgaagagaaaaaaaatgacagaaaacaaaaagttaaaggctgaaatgacaaaaagcaatgcagattggagaacagtaggagaactcagcagagtgagagaaataggtcCTGATGGAACCGGCCTGAGGGAGCGGGTGGGTGTGTGTGGGGATGGAGCAGCTCGGATAGACAGAGCAGGCCAAGGCCTCTTAGGgctttaaaagctaaaaatgtACAGGCAACAAGTGCAAAGAGGCTAAAATAGGGGAATACAGTCAAACATAGAATCCTTGACACCTACGTCACCAAGAACCTGACATGGTGACTAAACACAGCTGACTTGGTTAGAAGGGATGTTCTACCTGAGAAAGCTGCAGCAGGCAGGGCTGGCTCCACGGCTGCTTAAAAGCAACACGGAGAGCATCCTCTGTCAGAGCTGCCTGGCAGAAAACAGGGAAGATGTCCCCGTGTGATGAAGACCGCACAGAAGATTGTTGAATCTGAGGTACCGGACCTGGACTCTGTGCATGCTGAGTCCGAATACACACACTCAGGTAGTAACTTCCACAGCCCAGAGGTTTTCTAGACGAGCGTTCTTCATTTGGGCCTCTGATACGAGTATGTTCTGATGATACAGTTGTTTCTATGGCTGGTAAACCTGTGAGGCAGTAGCATACAAGCTAAATTCAGTCTTAAGAGAAGGGTTGAACCTGGTTTTATGCCTGAATGCTAAGAAATTGaagtgtattattattatttttgttagaaAAACAACTTTCTGCTGCAGGATCACTCCGGGTGAGAAAGTAAACATGTTACATAAGAGAAATGGAGATTAGATTCCCAGAGACCGTTTGAAAGTCATATTAGatttttagattagattcaactttattgtcattacacaggtacaggtacaaggcaacgaaatgcagctCAGGTGTAACCaaaagtgcaatagcagcaagtgcaggataaacaatggttccataagtacaggacatgggttattactgaataaatatagaggtgtatactattataaacagaaatttactgatagatttgtcctatgaatataatatataggtaactagtattgtgaactaaatttacagctggatatgtaccgaatataatatacaggtggatattactatagagttttacagatatgtacaatagcataatatacagatgattattataacagcatttacatgtactatgaatatatgtacagatggctattactataggcagaattgtgagcataatatacaggtagctattactataaaatgaataaataaagtttggacagaagctatttaaattaaagtgcagtggaaggtaattgcatattacagttaaagtatggtattgcaaatgtatatgtcaacaattggtactgtgaataaacggtcagcagtgcaaatcaatattcagtcatggtgagtagtgcaagatgcatgtaaacagttgttacatagagtagtgcaagatgcatgtaaacagttgttacatATGAGGATGCTTTCTAAAATGCCAGAATGAGACTTAACAATTTTACGATGATTAAAAACAAGCGCAAAAcctaaaaaaagcctttttttagtGAACGATGAAACCTCTTTAAGAGACAAGAGAAGAAGCCCAGCTGCCTTTATTCAAGCGCTAATAAATGTCgtgtcctggatgactgagaatcagCACGGATTAAAGAAGTAAACTTTgttgtttatctttttaataGCTGGTAATAAGAAGTTTTTGTTCAGGTTAAAGCCTTGTTTGTAATATTGACATATCAAACATGATTGAATAATCAAATTAATTAATAGTAATGAAATAGCCTTGTGTCTATTATGAGATTCTATCAAATCATGTTAAAATCTTGTAATTATGAGACACAAGATAGGATCTTATGATAATATCTCTGAATATTGACTCACCTAATTATGAGAAGCTCTCATAACAACGGCTCAGCTATCGCGTAATTGCGTTTCAGCTTCTGACATATAGTTATGAGATTTGATCTAATCATAACCAAAAGGTATTCCTAAATCTGGCCTTCAGTCTCATTATTGTGagatacaaaacatttttcagctCAGCGGCAGCCGTGGCCTTGCCTAGACGCATCATGAAGGGAAAGTAACGAAATGTCATGACGGTTTGTCTGATGTTAGACTTGTTATCTCTGTCTCCATCAGGCGATCCAAGCTGCCATCAGCCAGGCGTTCAAAACCCCCGAGGTGATCCGGCTCTTTGCCAAGAAGCAGCCAGGACAGCTGAGGACCAGACTCGCCGAGGTTTGAGCCGCAGCTTCGAACGCGCACCGATCAGTGACCgaacccatcagaaccttcTGCTGATAACGCTTTTACCTGTGGAGGCACCTCTCAACTCTCAGTGCCCTCCATTACCAGAGAGCGAGTAGTCGAGGTTTATCCAGCCCCACACACAGCCGTGGATTCGCTTGCTTTGGTGAAAATcagactagggctggacgatgtagaaaaaaataataattgataaaatataaatcatatacatcaatattgataataatcaacaaattcaaaacatatattttaagtgcaaccctGGTCATTTTAGATCTTAGATGCTTAGagacctatttttagatccagaacacacaaacgctgaattcaaactcacctctttattcaaccaacgttttaccaaaactgcaagtatttcAATAGAAGGCGTGTTCGCTGAAcactttgaagggggcggagcttagtgacggagcgttcctggttctgcatttgtgattggttgggaggatgtagtgactgtaatattaacctacatgataggctagaatgtaaacgtaaggaaaactgttattctattgaactttttattgaccctttttttttctatcatcgatatacgtctgtTGATCGATAtatgttgttattgaattatcgtccagccctaaatcAGACCGCCAAAACCCAGATCAGACCCTGGGTCAGATGAGCCGTGCTGTTAGACAGGTGGGGAACAGGACAGGTTGCATGATATGAGATGTTAGGAGAAAGCCATGAAAGATCACACATTTTCtcacaattttattttctctgaatcGTTCCCTCAAACTCCCACAGTGTGTTTTTAACGCACTGAGCTGTGCTACCGCTGCTCGTGAACCCCGCCCAGCCGAAAGCTTCTCGGGGGCCTTCTGGCAGGAACTGCTTCGCGTTTTGCGCCGCCGAATCGCCGACCGAGCTCAATGACTCACTGCatggtgtgtttgtgtttgcatcGCCTCGTTGTCCCTGAAAACTGTCCAACCTGCGCCGCGCGACGCTCCGGGCAGATGGACCGAGACGTGATGGTGGGCAAGATGTCTCGGGACGTGCACACGCAGCAGAAGATGGAGATCCTGACGGCCCTGAGGAAGCTGGGGGAAAAGGTGACGAGCCTCACACCGCGCAGCGCCGCGTCGTTCACTGGCTTTCTGCCCAAGTGTCCGCGCAAAAGCCCCGCTGCGCTTTATTTAGGGCGGCATGACGGCGACAGAAGgatctttaaaaacattgtgaatgatttttgtttttcccgaCAGCTCACTCCAGAGGACGAGACGTTCCTCGCTGAAAACGCCACGGCTACTCTGAGTCAGTTCGAAAAAGTCACCGCTAACCTCGGTAAACGCAAAACACGATTCTTTTTCCagggacattctaaaacgcttaacgttgaaaaagcttaacgttgCTTAAGGtgggaaaacaacgaggaatcatcaccaaatttcgcatggccatatcttgtcatgaagacttaagcctgtcaaaaaaaaaaataaataaactgaaatccaacgattatagaagatatctcacattaacattttcttcttcattggcgcctatggcgagaaaaaggcttaacgtggtttaacgtacctaatcaacgatcaatgatcaccaaatttctctttcatattgctcctaataagcacataaaactgtcaaaatgtcaaacccaaagtccaattattatggacgttatctgACATTCATTGAGGcctatattaaaagaaaaaagcttaacgtggttCAATGTAGCCTACCTAAACAACGCTCAGTGATCACCAAATGTCTCTCTCATATTTCTCATCATGTCCacgtaaaactataaaaaatatCGAAcccacgttaagcctttttctcgccataggcgccaatgaagaagaaaatgttaatgtgagttatcttctataatcgttggatttcagtttatttattttttttgacaggcttaagtcttcatgacaagatatggccatgcgaaatttggtgatgattcctcgttgttttcctaccttaagccacgttaagctttttcacgttaagcgttttttacgttaagcgttttagaatttTTCCACACGTTGTTCCGTTTTGTTCCAACGTCAACCTTCATCcttgtttttcctcccttttgttTTTCAGGCTCAGAAGACAAAATCATGGCTTTAGCTAGTTCTGGGGTGAAAACCAAAGTATAGACGGCGTACGAAATGATCATTTTAAGTCATTGTTGTTCTTAGTGAAAAAAGAGATGTGCCAATTTATCAGGTTTTGTATGAAAATCGGTGCACGTTTTAGTGTTTCTATAGAGGCTaacgtttgtttgtttgttttttctaactttTGTAAATGTCTTTTATTTGTCCAAGTCTGTAAAGTTGTAATATAACAGGTACGAACGTGTGATTTGCTAAAACCCGAACACCTGCAGATGAATGTAGAGGGTGATTTGGGCCGTGTTGGGTTTGCTGTGTGCCGTCTTAAGGAGGCGATTTAACCACGAAATGTTCACGACGCAGCTTTTAATTAAACCGCCTGAAGTTCTCTGGATGAAACAGAAACACTTGATGAACCTGGTCTTTTATTTCGGTTCCACCAACTCGTCATGAGGATGAATATCATGAGTGTTAATGATTGTTTTGAACTGTTCTTTGAGTGGAATGACACAAGGGCTGGGATCACAAGTTTGACTTTATTGTGACTTTGTTCACACCTACATGTGGTTCAGGTTTCTAATATTTACATTCATACTTATATTGGTGACATGTTAGTCGGAAGTGGCGCTGGTTCTTTGGGCAGAGTGCGTGGAATAACGAAGCAGGGTGACTACTACTAACTACCTCTTCAACTATAGCTCAAATCAGCAGCTGGATGattgaaataagataagataagataggctttattgatctcacattggagaaattcacgtcaTGTCGGCTCAGAATCAGTAATCATAAGAAGGAGgagtcaagtaggacgaggtgcatcatatatatatacagtgtgtcctcgttataccatggatTCCCTTTAtgatttataaagtgtttacagaatTTGGAAAAAGTTGGGTGTTCCGGCAAAACGATCTTCCCAAACACACATTCAAACGGGATTTGGAGACTATAGAGCCCATTAATGAACAAAAGCCAGGAAACCAGCCGGGTTAAATGAACTCTGCCAATTCTAGAAGATTTGATCAATGTAGCCGGCCAGAGTTATGCTGGAAGCTTGTTGGTGGCTACAAAAAGGATGAGGTATATGTTTCTTATGGGGCATTTATCTAAGTGGAGGTGCATGTGAATATTTCAACCTGTATTCATATGGACAattttgacccattttggatTATTCAAAAGAGACTAATTTTAAATGTATGAACCaaattcttatttaaaaaaaaaaaagaaaaaaaaaaaaaagaaatcacagagCTTTTGTGTTGTTTGATTATTCCATGTTGGAAAAAGAATGAATCCCTAAAAACCTCAAATCAAAAGCGTATGTAAACGCCTGACTTGTAATGCACATATATTATAAAAGGGAGCGTTTGCTGTGAGAAGCACAAAGCAGTGCAGAGCCAATCAGCTGCATATCGATCATGTGTGAATTATTATGCATTACACATCTAAAAGCACAAGTATTACACACTGGATTATACATGTTCTCCCCGTGCGTGGGTGGGTTCTCTCCGACTTCCACGATCCAAAAACATGGCTGCTAGGCTAATTATCTCTAAACCGACCTTGTGTTGCCCAGTGATGGACCGCTGACCCTGCTTCTCTCCCAATGACCCCTTCACAATAAGGCTCCCTTTATAGAGGCTTATAAATGGTTTGTAGACATaatttaatctgtaaacactttagaAATCATTGATAACTGTTTATTCTGCATTAATAAAGGGCAAGAAAGACTGACCGGCTCCTTGCCAAATAGTGAGGCAAATCCAAATGTAATATATTTTATCTAGAGTTCCTTGACTATATATTTAAGTCTAAAGTACAACCTCGTAAGCCCAATAAGCCTTTGGAAACATAATTCTGTACCATTAATACTTTGTGTCATGGTAACACAAAGGCTCCCTTTGATAGTTGTGGATGTTTATAATGTAGTGATAAAGTATAATATTACATGATACAGAATTATGTTTACAAAGGCTTATTGAGCGTACAGGGTTGtagactgaaatatttagtaTAGCAAATGTAGATTAAATATAtagaatttaaaacatttggccAAATATAGATTTGGCTCAATATTATGCAAGAAACTGGTCAGTAATGTCTCTTTCCCACCCTTTaataatgcataataaacagtTATTAATGATTTTTAAAGTGTTAACAGTTGATTTAATAACATATCTACAAACCATTTATAAGCCTTTATAaagggagccttattgtaaTGTGGTACCGGAAAGGAAACCCTTTATTTCTTCTAATCATTAACCACAAAAGTTTTTTAACAACTTCCAGCATCTTTATACTGAGTGTCCAAGAAGAGTATTTCCTGTAGTCTTTTAAAATACTCAGTCTTCTTGATGCCGCTTGTTCACTGATcttctctgaggccttcacag
Coding sequences within:
- the lzic gene encoding protein LZIC isoform X1, whose amino-acid sequence is MASRGKSETSKLKQNMEEQLDRLMQQLQDLEECREDLDEEEYEETKKETLEQLEEFNDSLKKILTGDMTLVDELGGMQLAIQAAISQAFKTPEVIRLFAKKQPGQLRTRLAEMDRDVMVGKMSRDVHTQQKMEILTALRKLGEKLTPEDETFLAENATATLSQFEKVTANLGSEDKIMALASSGVKTKV
- the lzic gene encoding protein LZIC isoform X2; translated protein: MASRGKSETSKLKQNMEEQLDRLMQQLQDLEECREDLDEEEYEETKKETLEQLEEFNDSLKKILTGDMTLVDELGGMQLAIQAAISQAFKTPEVIRLFAKKQPGQLRTRLAELTPEDETFLAENATATLSQFEKVTANLGSEDKIMALASSGVKTKV